The Echinicola jeungdonensis genome segment AAATGTCATGGAAGGGGGACAGGATATAGGAGGTGACAATTCCTCTTCCCAAAGTGTGGTGGCCGTACCCATCCCACAGGAAGAATCTCTATATTACCTGTTCACCACTGAATCGGCAAGTGGAGGAAGCAACCAGGTAAAATTTAGTCTGGTAGATATCAAGGGGGAAAACCCCAGTGGGGTAGGAAGTGTGGTAAGTGGGGACAACTTCTTATTCAGCCCCGGCACGGAACAAGCGGCTGCCCTGACAGCAGGAGACACCACCTGGATGATGTTTCATGAAATGGGCAACAACTCTTTTAGAGCTTATCCTATTACCAATGAGGGAATTGGGCAACCCGTAATCAGTTCAGCAGGAAGCGACCATAATTTTGGCACTGGAGTTGGAACCATGAAATTCAATTCCGATGGAAGCAAATTGGCTGTTACCATCAATGATGGAGGAGAAAATAAAGTTGAAATTTTTGATTTTGATCAGGACACTGGTCTTTTGACCCCTTATGCTTCTATTGATTTGATGTCCAATGATGAGGTGTATGGTCTGGAGTTTTCCAATGACGGGCAAAGAATTTTTGTCTCTTACCGCAATGGAGGAGGCATTCAGGAATTCCCTGTAGAAGGGGGAACTACCACCGATAACACTGACCCTGACAACCCCATTACACAATCCTGTCCAAGCTGCTTTGAAAATGCCTCCACTCAGGCTGCAATAGAACAATGTATTTCTGACAATATCACGACCTTAGCCCAAAGCAGTGGCCAAAATTTGGGAGCCCTCCAAATTGGCCCGGATGGGCAGATATATGCCTCAATTGTTGGAGCAAGTCAGGTTGGACAGATCCAGGCCGGCACTGACTGCAACAGCAGCACCTACCGTCCTGACGGACCACAAACAGGTGGCACCAATGGACTGGGCTTACCCTCCTTTGTTCAAAACTCTGGAAGCAGTATCCCTGAGCCGGGACTGGAAGGGCCAGATAGATTATGTTTGGCAGATGGAGAAGCACTGGGCACATTTGAAGGAGGTGGAGAACCCGATATTGACAGTTATTTTTGGACCATTACGGATACTGATGGGAATGAGATCCACACTTTTGGAGGTGTCGGTGAAGATTTCCAAACCATGGAATACCCCTTTGATTCGGCTGGGGTTTATACTGTTACTTTGGATGTGGAAAGGTGCCGGGTAGGATTTAATTATCACCATGAAACAAAAGAAGTAGAAATTCCTCCCCCTCCTGTCCTTACCTTGATTGATGATGTTACTACTTGTAGTGGCAACCCTGTAACCTTAACAGCTATAGATGGCTATGATGAAAGTGAGGATCTGTATAATTTTGATTGGAGAAATGCTGCTGGTGAAGTATTGGGAGACAGCTCATCCAATACTATTGTAGTGGATGAGGCAAGCATTTATACAGTAACCGTTTCTTATAAAACCCCTGTCGGAGAAGACCCGGCGACTTACGAAACATGTGCTGTTTCAAGTTCTGTATTTGTGGGACCCGCTTTTGATTTTGACCTGAACCAAACTGCCGAATCATCATGTTACAATGAAAATGTTGTCAATTTTGCACCAAACACCCCAGTGGAAGGGGATTGGGCCTACCAGGTTCAAGGGGACAGCACCTCATTTGTTTCACTTGGAAGAGGCTTTGAGTTAAACTTGAATGTTTCCAATTTACCCGGTCCGGGAATTTATGATATTATATTCACCACTGAAGATCCCATTCTTGAAGGTTGTATAGTTGAAAAAAGGGCAGAATTGGAGGTAAGCCCTCTGCCTGAATTTTCCATTGATGCAATTACCCCGGCAACAAGTTGTAACAGTTTGGATGGAAGTTTTGAAATCAATATGGAATCCGATGCGGATTCTGTTATCGTAGTGGAAACCGGAATGAATTTTATTAACGTCACCCAAGGAGAAACATTGACTCCCGGCAACCTTGATCCTGGAATTTACACCGTCAAGGCAAGGCTAGGAGGCTGCGTCAATTTTAAAACTGTAAGCATTCAAAACAACAATCCTCCTAGTAGCTTTGACCCAACGGTAACCCCTAACTCAGAAGTTTGCGGCCCGGATGGAACCCTTAATGGTTCCCTTGATATAGAATTGGCAGATCCTTCTCAGGGAGGAGAATATGTGATTACCCGTGAATTGGATGGTGTTCAATTTATGGGATCTTTTACCGGAAATACATCCGTGTCCCTAAGCAGTGGAGAATATGCAGTAGAGTTATCTGATGCCAGTGGTTGCGCTTTTCCATATGACAGTCTTTTTACAATTGAAGGAAAAAACAGGGTGGATTTTTCCATCCCAACCCAAACTATCGCCTGCGAGGCTTTTATTTTCAGGCCTCAATCCGAGGAGGACTTAACATTTACTATCACGGATCCAAATGGGACTACCTTAAGTCCAGATTCAGAAGGAAATTTCACCTTAGGGTTGGAAGGGACCTACCAGGTAAAGGGAGCACCAGCAGATCCTAACAATGAAGATTGTCCAAGAATAAGAGATTTGAACCTGGTTTTAAATGATCAGGTAATATATGAAGTATCAGGCCCGCAATATCAATGTAACTCTCCAAGAGGGGTTTACCGAGCCGTACTTGATCCTGGGTTTGATCCTGATGATTATATTTTTATGTGGAGGAACAGTGAGGGCACAATAGTCAATAGGGGTCAGACAATATCCTCCGCTCAACAAGAAGAATTATCACTGGAGGTTCAACCAAAAATTGGGGCTGCCTGCCCGGGACCTCCAATTACTTTTGAAACCGTCCCATTTGTTCACCAAGCCCAGGTATCCCTGAATGCAGAGTCCGGCATTTGTTTTGACAACACCCCTGCTGTCATTACTGCTGATATTGATGTTGAACTATCTGATGAAATCAGGATAGAATGGCACCGGGTAACTAATGGAAATTCAGAAAGGATCCCCCAATTTGACGATTTGACTGAAATTTCAGTAGATGAATCTGGGACATACCGGGCTTTTGTAATCAATGAAACCGCAGACCTGCAATGTATCATAGGAACAGATGAAATTGAAGTTTTCAGATCGGATTCAGAACCACCTGTTTTAGAGGAGAGTTATACCATTTGTGCCATTGAAGGGGTGTCTACAACCTTGGATTCATTGGGAAATTGGTCTGAATATGAGTGGTGGCTTGATGGAGAATTGGTCAGCACTGACTCCACCTTCACTCCTATCGAACCGGGCAATTATGAACTTATTCTTTCAGATCAGGCCAGCTGTGAATATGCACTTTCATTTGAAGTAATTGAGGATTGTAGGCTCCTGATCACCATTCCTACAGGTCTTGTCCCTGGAGACGAGGAAAGAAACTTTGTTGTTTACGTCAATGATTTTGTGGATGAGATCAGTGTTTTGATTTATAACCGATGGGGCGAGTTAATTTATCATTGTATAGAGGAAAATGTTCCAGAAAATTCCCCATTTTGCGAATGGAATGGATTTGTCAATGGCAAAAAGGTCCCCATAGGCACCTACCCTGTCATTGTCAAATATAAAAGCCAGGACCAAAACCTAGAACAAACCATCAAAAAAGCTATTGTAGTAGTAGAATAAACGCATGATCACATTAATTTCCCCAGCCAAATCACTGGATTTAAGCAGCACTGACATTTCATTATCGACTCAACCTGATTTTCCCAAGGAAATCCAATCCTTGGTTTCCATCATGAAGAAAAAGTCCACTTCTGACATCCAAAATTTGATGAAAGTCAGTGAAAACATTGGAGAACTTAACCATGAGAGGTATAGAAATTTTGAAAAAGAGTTTACCCGGGAAAATTCAAAGCAGGCGCTTTTGACTTTTAATGGGGATGTTTACAGAAATATGGATATTGAACATTATTCCTTAAAGGATTTTGAATTTGCCCAAGAACATCTTAGGATCCTTTCCGGTTTATACGGACTCCTTAAACCCATGGACTTGATCCAACCCTATCGTTTGGAGATGGGAATTTCCCTGGAAAATAAAAAAGGGAAAAACCTTTATGAATTCTGGGGCGATAAAATTGCAAAAGCAATTGATAAAGCCAGCAATGGTGATCCTGTGATTGACCTGGCATCCAAAGAATATGGAAAAGCAGTCAATCTTAAAGCATTAAAAAGCCCCATCGTTCATGTTAACTTTAAGGAATTCCGGAATGGGAAATATAAAATTGTAGGTACTTTGGCCAAACAAGCCAGGGGAATGATGGCCAATTATATTATCAAAAATAAAATCAATGACCCTGATAAAATCAAACTCTTTAATGAAGACGGTTATGAATTTTCGGAGCCCGAAAGCAAAGGAAATAAGTGGATTTTCGTACGTTAATAAAACATAGCCTTAATAATATTTTTCAATTAATGTCGTATTAATAGCATCAAAAGAAACACATGCATAAACTGCCCTCATTGATCATTTCATGGATGGGGGTTTTTTATTATGAAAAAACACATTCCTTTTATTATTAGCCTACTGGCTATGGTGCTGATCAGTTCTTGTTCTCCCAAGCTGACAAAATCTTTTATAGAAGAAAAAGGAATGGCCAGCTATTATGCATCCCATTTCCATGGAAAAAAAACAGCTAGCGGAGAAATATACAAAAAAGAAAAATTAACAGCAGCCCACCGACATTTACCATTTGGAACCAAAGTAAAAGTCACTAACCTCAATAATGGAAAAAGCGTGAATGTCATTATCAATGACCGTGGACCGTTTGTAAAGGGAAGAATAATTGATGTTTCGGGAAGAGCTGCCCAAAACTTAGGCATGATCCAAGAAGGGATAGTTCCTGTTATAATTTATTACAGCAAAAAATAATTTTTATTCTATTGCCCCCTGACCTATCAATTCGCACATCTTTTGAGGCAAATCCGCTAATGAGATAGGTTTGGAAAGTAGTCTGCTAAAAGGCGAATCTGGAATTTCGGATGACTTAAAGCCTCCTGCGGTTATCGCAATAATGGGAATTTCTGGATGTTTTTTTCCATTTCGGATTTCTCTGGCCATTGATATTCCATCAATCTCGGGCATCATGATATCTGTAATAATAATATCAAAGTCCTGTTTTCCATTGAAAACCTCCAATCCTTCTTTTCCATTTTCTGCCACAATCACATTTTGGGATTTTTCTTCCAAAAAAAACGTCAGCACCAAACGGTTAACCGGATCATCCTCTACTATTAATATATTCATATTTCGACCAAAATATTTACATACCAAAGTATGAAACAAAGATTAATTTTTCTAAAAAACTGGATAAAAAGTAAACTCAAAACCAAAAAAAATAATTTTTTTGTAATTATTATCAGAAACCAATGGTTAACACTAACTACATTTTTAGAATTACAAAATACAATTTTTATATATTATCATCAACAACAACACTCTCAAATAAAAAACAGCAAAGTCAACAGCATTAGAAATGTCCAATTTCTTAGTATTACTAAAAACTATAAAAAAATAAGGTTACCCTAGGGCAACCTTATTCTATTATAAGATATTTTAGCCTTTTATCAAGGTTCGAGTGCTTTTACACCAGGCAAAACTTTACCCTCCATGTGTTCAAGCAAGGCCCCACCACCGGTGGATACAAAAGATACTTGGTCGCCCAATCCAAATTTATTAACTGCTGCAGCAGAATCCCCACCACCTATTAAGGAGAAGGAGCCATTTTTGGTAGCTTCCACCACCGCTTCAGCAATTGCTTTGGTTCCCTTGTCAAAACTTTCCATTTCAAATACTCCCATTGGACCATTCCATAGGATGGTTTTTGAATTTTTGACCACCTCAGCAAAATTCTTACGCGTCTCCAATCCAATATCCAATCCCATCCAACCATCAGGGATTTCTCCACTTCTTGCAGTTCCTTGTTCGGCATCATTGGCAAATGCCTTGGAAGTAATAGTATCCACAGGCAATAGCAAGTTAACTCCTTTATCTTTAGCTTTCTGCAAAAGTTCCAGAGCCAGATCCATCTTATCCGCTTCCAAAAGAGAGTCACCGATTTGGCCTCCAAGGGCTTTGGCAAAGGTATAGGACATACCACCACCAATGATCAGATTATCCACTTTTTCCATCAGCTTTTCAATGATCAGGATCTTATCAGAAATTTTGGCCCCACCCATGATGGCCGTAAAAGGCCTTTCCGGTTTTTCAATGACCTTTTTGGCATTTTCCAATTCAGAAGCCATTAAGTAGCCACTAACTTTATCATTAAAATATTCCGCTACAATGGCGGTAGAAGCATGGGCTCTATGGGCAGTTCCAAATGCATCATTAACATAAATATCACCTAAGGAAGACAGTTTTTTTGCAAATTCGGGGTCCCCTTTTGTTTCCTCACTATAAAATCTGAGATTTTCCAGCAACAACACTTCACCACTTTTCAAGCCAGCAGCCAACTGCTGAGCTTCCTGGCCTATACAGTCAGGAGCAAATTTCACAGGAGTTCCTAATGCTTTTTCCAAATCCAAAAGGATGTGTTTTAGCGAAAATTTATCTTCAGGTCCTCCTTTTGGCCTGCCAAGGTGGGACATTAGAATAACGGCTCCTCCATCATTCAATATTTTTTTAATGGTAGGAAGAGCAGCTTGAATTCTGGTATCATCAGTAACTTTGAACTGATCGTCCAATGGAACATTAAAATCTACTCTAACCAGGGCTCTTTTGCCCTCAAAGCTTAAATTGTCAACAGATTTGATTCGACTGTTCATGGTTAATAGGTTTTATAAAATAAGATAGTTTTAACTCAATTAAAATTCCGGCAGAAGCATCATTTTGCAGAGGCCCTTCTCAGCCGGTCATTAATGGCCTTCCCTAAGCCTTTTTCGGGTAGTTCCTCCGAAAGTATTACAGAAACATCCCTACGGTCCAAATACCTCATAGCCGCAAAAAGATTTTTGGCTGCTTCACGAAAATCCCCTTTTTCACTCAAAACATATTGATCTTCAGGGCTTATCTGGTCAAATGACTTATTAAAAGAAAGGATCCCAAACTTTTCTCCTTTGGCCAAATAATGGGGCACCAATTGGTCCAAATCACCAAGTTCAAATGGGATTCTAGGGGCATAATGACTTTTCAGCATCCCAGGTGACTTAGGATTACTACTGGACTGTGGAAGAATCAGGACATTGCCCACCACTTTTTTGATGGCACCAACTTCCACTCCTCCCAGACGGTAAATTATCAGCTGGCCTTGCTCCACGCCAACTATGGTGCTTTCAAGGCCTATTTCACAGCTTCCGCCGTCCAAAATATAGGGGATTTTACTTTCCAACTGATCCTGGACATGCGAAGCTTGTGTCGGGCTAATATAACCAAAAGGATTGGCACTTGGAGCAGCCACGGGAAAATCCAGTGACAATAACAATTCCTTTGTCAGGGGATGGCTGGGAATACGGACAGCCACTTGCTCCAAACCACTGGTCACCAAATCAGGAATAACTTTTTTCTTGGGTAATAGGAGCGTCAATGGTCCTGGCCAAAATTGCTGGGCTAGCTCTTCTAACTCAGGGATCATTTCCTCGGTATATTGGCTGATTTGCTCAATGCTTCCGGAATGCACAATCAATGGATCAAAGCTAGGTCGGTTTTTGGTACTAAAAATTTTAGCCACTGCTTCCGGGTCAAAGGCATTACCTGCCAGCCCATATACCGTTTCGGTAGGAATTCCCACGAGTTCACCCGCTTCCAACAGTTGTTTTGCTCTGGTTATATCTTTTCCGATTTCAGTCATGATGGTTATTTAGCGCAAAATTCATCGATCCATTCCCTGGCTTCTTCATAGCCCAAATCCAAGGCTTTTTGTAAATGAATGCAGCCCTCTTCTTTTTTTCCTTCTGCACTCATGATAGTCACTCCCAGCAAATAGTAAGCAGCTCCATTATCATGTTCTTGTTGGACTGCCTTTTCCAAAGACAATATTGCACCCATGGGATCATTATTACCGATTTGGGCTTTTGCCTTGTTAAAATACAATAATCCTTCGGTTGAACCAGCCTGCAATGCGGTGTTAAAATCAAAAATGGCATCTTCATACCTTTCCATACCCAACAAAGCTAGACCCCTATTATAATAAATATCAGTCTGGCTATCATCCAAAGCTGCCGCTTGATTAAATTGAACCACTGCTTCATTAAATTCTTGTTTCTCCAAAAGGGCATTCCCCTTATTCAAATAAGGCTTATATGAGGTAGAATCTAATTCCATGGAAGCTTCAAAAGCATTTATAGCTTCATCCCATTTTTTCATTTCAAATAGGGCAACACCTTTTGCATTGTAAGCTTGGGTATGTTCGGGATCCGCCTCTATGACCTTATCAAAATAACTTATTGCATTAGAATAATCCCCTGACTCTAACTGCTCAATACCAGTCTTATAGAGTTCCTCTGGAGAAGGGGAACATGCACCTATCCAAACTAGTATTATGGGGATGATCAGTAGTTTTTTCACTTTGATTAATTTTTCTGACAAAGATAAGAATTCTAATCAATTCGGCATTCTAATGCCCAAATCTTTGCCAATTATTCAAAAAAATTAAACCAATATTAGATAAAACGAGTTACTTTTTATATTTATTTGGATCCATTCAGGACTAATGGGGGGGGGAATCATATAAAAAGTACGTAGCCTCCTTTACAAATACAGAACCATTGTATTTGTTTGAGGAGATCCCTTATCTCTTTTATTTGAAACCATTAAATTTTTGTACCCAATCTTAGCACCTTAAAAAATCATTAAAAGGCGATGGAGTAAGTTTGAATCAAAAATTGCCCATAAACACCAAAAGAAAGTTATTTCCTCAACTCCTTCTTATTCATTGAAACACCCTATCAGCCTTTACTCCTTTTTTTTCTACTGTTTAAGAAAAGGGGAACCTACCAGGAAAACCCCATCCTCACCTCTTTTTTCACAAGGCATATTCTGATTTACTGGTTTTTTCCAGCATGCGCAGAATAGATTTATTATTCCCCACCACATCCGGAACAGCATCAAAAGCCACCCAGGCTAAATCTTTGCTTTCTTCAC includes the following:
- a CDS encoding gliding motility-associated C-terminal domain-containing protein, producing the protein MKRNRPNITKNIFTVLILVFSYLLHPIYSYSQGYNENEWVFGYCGTSQDNNYISFGKGENPTVLSLPGSQPLGTGNVALAIDPITGETLFYTDGALVYNYLNEPMQGVVGELGGMEDERQTVAIAELDFEPQGGNRLFYTFYITPGGQLEYAIMDMNDQGGAPSNQPPAGSVSPGGTIGPSEGPIIVIKAPGQPSFLISFENGQVISREILDQEGQFGAPRSTPLDFTPKAIYYEEVTNTLLFIPEEPGINITLVNINPTRGSFGSHFEIQQSAGPETIEGVVVSPNTDYFYYSQGDQILRVPASGDFDGTPEAIPLNNPVENVYDLKFGPDGKLYYIYQEENSDAFLVGTVNNPEEEDLLNVEVDEDPFQGTDFCGSIFPHFAPDMDGISGTVDFSWSPNPPCMNNPLQLTSNIIPPNIPVETYEWTINPAPTDQDGEELELDLNEEHLLLPAAATNEQNINVSLVVEFGDGSKDSVAYPITLQENNLQANFMPSDTTTCNQCVDLNEMLDVSSGEEGQGGGTGGGGTGGGQGGGQTNYEYFWSNKKDEGWIPEGANEVCEPGLYWALVREPGSSCYVYAQTRVKMWDPETDQKIDDQTNSVWYFGQNGGLNFNPDPDDPDGIVPRPVEDPGFGWNLPAGTTTISDQTGQVLFYTDGQTVWDLNGNVMEGGQDIGGDNSSSQSVVAVPIPQEESLYYLFTTESASGGSNQVKFSLVDIKGENPSGVGSVVSGDNFLFSPGTEQAAALTAGDTTWMMFHEMGNNSFRAYPITNEGIGQPVISSAGSDHNFGTGVGTMKFNSDGSKLAVTINDGGENKVEIFDFDQDTGLLTPYASIDLMSNDEVYGLEFSNDGQRIFVSYRNGGGIQEFPVEGGTTTDNTDPDNPITQSCPSCFENASTQAAIEQCISDNITTLAQSSGQNLGALQIGPDGQIYASIVGASQVGQIQAGTDCNSSTYRPDGPQTGGTNGLGLPSFVQNSGSSIPEPGLEGPDRLCLADGEALGTFEGGGEPDIDSYFWTITDTDGNEIHTFGGVGEDFQTMEYPFDSAGVYTVTLDVERCRVGFNYHHETKEVEIPPPPVLTLIDDVTTCSGNPVTLTAIDGYDESEDLYNFDWRNAAGEVLGDSSSNTIVVDEASIYTVTVSYKTPVGEDPATYETCAVSSSVFVGPAFDFDLNQTAESSCYNENVVNFAPNTPVEGDWAYQVQGDSTSFVSLGRGFELNLNVSNLPGPGIYDIIFTTEDPILEGCIVEKRAELEVSPLPEFSIDAITPATSCNSLDGSFEINMESDADSVIVVETGMNFINVTQGETLTPGNLDPGIYTVKARLGGCVNFKTVSIQNNNPPSSFDPTVTPNSEVCGPDGTLNGSLDIELADPSQGGEYVITRELDGVQFMGSFTGNTSVSLSSGEYAVELSDASGCAFPYDSLFTIEGKNRVDFSIPTQTIACEAFIFRPQSEEDLTFTITDPNGTTLSPDSEGNFTLGLEGTYQVKGAPADPNNEDCPRIRDLNLVLNDQVIYEVSGPQYQCNSPRGVYRAVLDPGFDPDDYIFMWRNSEGTIVNRGQTISSAQQEELSLEVQPKIGAACPGPPITFETVPFVHQAQVSLNAESGICFDNTPAVITADIDVELSDEIRIEWHRVTNGNSERIPQFDDLTEISVDESGTYRAFVINETADLQCIIGTDEIEVFRSDSEPPVLEESYTICAIEGVSTTLDSLGNWSEYEWWLDGELVSTDSTFTPIEPGNYELILSDQASCEYALSFEVIEDCRLLITIPTGLVPGDEERNFVVYVNDFVDEISVLIYNRWGELIYHCIEENVPENSPFCEWNGFVNGKKVPIGTYPVIVKYKSQDQNLEQTIKKAIVVVE
- the yaaA gene encoding peroxide stress protein YaaA; this encodes MITLISPAKSLDLSSTDISLSTQPDFPKEIQSLVSIMKKKSTSDIQNLMKVSENIGELNHERYRNFEKEFTRENSKQALLTFNGDVYRNMDIEHYSLKDFEFAQEHLRILSGLYGLLKPMDLIQPYRLEMGISLENKKGKNLYEFWGDKIAKAIDKASNGDPVIDLASKEYGKAVNLKALKSPIVHVNFKEFRNGKYKIVGTLAKQARGMMANYIIKNKINDPDKIKLFNEDGYEFSEPESKGNKWIFVR
- a CDS encoding septal ring lytic transglycosylase RlpA family protein: MKKHIPFIISLLAMVLISSCSPKLTKSFIEEKGMASYYASHFHGKKTASGEIYKKEKLTAAHRHLPFGTKVKVTNLNNGKSVNVIINDRGPFVKGRIIDVSGRAAQNLGMIQEGIVPVIIYYSKK
- a CDS encoding response regulator, whose translation is MNILIVEDDPVNRLVLTFFLEEKSQNVIVAENGKEGLEVFNGKQDFDIIITDIMMPEIDGISMAREIRNGKKHPEIPIIAITAGGFKSSEIPDSPFSRLLSKPISLADLPQKMCELIGQGAIE
- a CDS encoding phosphoglycerate kinase codes for the protein MNSRIKSVDNLSFEGKRALVRVDFNVPLDDQFKVTDDTRIQAALPTIKKILNDGGAVILMSHLGRPKGGPEDKFSLKHILLDLEKALGTPVKFAPDCIGQEAQQLAAGLKSGEVLLLENLRFYSEETKGDPEFAKKLSSLGDIYVNDAFGTAHRAHASTAIVAEYFNDKVSGYLMASELENAKKVIEKPERPFTAIMGGAKISDKILIIEKLMEKVDNLIIGGGMSYTFAKALGGQIGDSLLEADKMDLALELLQKAKDKGVNLLLPVDTITSKAFANDAEQGTARSGEIPDGWMGLDIGLETRKNFAEVVKNSKTILWNGPMGVFEMESFDKGTKAIAEAVVEATKNGSFSLIGGGDSAAAVNKFGLGDQVSFVSTGGGALLEHMEGKVLPGVKALEP
- a CDS encoding L-threonylcarbamoyladenylate synthase, whose product is MTEIGKDITRAKQLLEAGELVGIPTETVYGLAGNAFDPEAVAKIFSTKNRPSFDPLIVHSGSIEQISQYTEEMIPELEELAQQFWPGPLTLLLPKKKVIPDLVTSGLEQVAVRIPSHPLTKELLLSLDFPVAAPSANPFGYISPTQASHVQDQLESKIPYILDGGSCEIGLESTIVGVEQGQLIIYRLGGVEVGAIKKVVGNVLILPQSSSNPKSPGMLKSHYAPRIPFELGDLDQLVPHYLAKGEKFGILSFNKSFDQISPEDQYVLSEKGDFREAAKNLFAAMRYLDRRDVSVILSEELPEKGLGKAINDRLRRASAK
- a CDS encoding tetratricopeptide repeat protein encodes the protein MKKLLIIPIILVWIGACSPSPEELYKTGIEQLESGDYSNAISYFDKVIEADPEHTQAYNAKGVALFEMKKWDEAINAFEASMELDSTSYKPYLNKGNALLEKQEFNEAVVQFNQAAALDDSQTDIYYNRGLALLGMERYEDAIFDFNTALQAGSTEGLLYFNKAKAQIGNNDPMGAILSLEKAVQQEHDNGAAYYLLGVTIMSAEGKKEEGCIHLQKALDLGYEEAREWIDEFCAK